The DNA segment CCCCGGCCTTCGGGACCGTTTCTCCCACGTCGTGCAAAGATGGTTCTCGGTACATGGCAACTGGGGATGGGCGGCGGGTCgtgaagaagggaggaaaggagacattAGGGCGGTTAGGTTCAAGAGTGGCCAGGCCTGACACACCGGAAGTAATGCAACCCCTCGTAGAGGGGACTTCCTGTGTTAAAGCAGTAATTTCCTGCCCCAGAACGGAAGATAGTACTTCCTCCACATTCTCCAGCTTGTGTAACTAATATGTGCACTTGAGTGAGTGTGGGTTTTTGTCTAGGAGAGAGGGTTTAAATAGGAGCAGTGGCCTCTTTGTGGGGCTCAGAtataaagtacacacacacacacacacacacacaccaatggcAAGCACTTAGATAACATATCTGCATATCTCCTTTAGGGGGGGCACAAACCTGGTTCTCTTTGTCCAGTCAGGAAGACTCACACTTCCCTTCCACTGCACCCTGATGTCAACACTGAAACCCCTCACTCCCATTCATCTTTTCGAGTCCTGGTATTTACCCTCTAGATCATCACATTATTTTCCACTCAAGTGGTTCAAAAGCAACATAATCATACTCACGTCAACTTCAAAAGCTATCCAAAGCAATAACTCACTTTCCTTACGCCAGGGACTGTGGGAGATCATTCTTTAGATTTCCTCTCCCACCATCATGGAAAGAGACCCTTAAAAATCTGAAGGCATGTGTGgggcattttgtatttttatgtctcATTCTGATATGTTATTAAAAACCTAATAATTGATGTCATATAAGGTAGAAGCACAGAATGGCAAGAGTGCATGTGGGATGGATGCCCGAGTAAGTTCTGAGCAATTGCTTGAATAGTGTCCAGTGGCTCAGTTAATCACAGCAGTTCATGTGGGTTTTTGGAAAATAGTTCTAGGGAATCCTGCAGAAGGACATTTCAGGGGGACTGATGCTTGGGGGAAATTAGCTGAGTTAAAATCATCTGCCATCAGAAATACTCAGGAATTAGAGCTGTCTAACCTGCTTTTTAGGCTTTGGAAAGGGTCTGATATTTTATGAAGAGACTCTATGTTTGGTCAGGATGGACCACCATATGCGTTCTCCATGCTCAAGGTGGTACAACCTCTTTTGCATCAATGCAGCATGTGGATTTTCAGCAGCACACACATTTCAGACCTGCCTGAAATGACTTGGCAAGGTAGTAAAAGGGATTAATCCATATCCTTGAAGCACTGTCcgatttctcctctctcactaCTAATTCAATTAGGAGACAATAATGGCAGAGCATTAACCTTGATTGTCTATGTGGTGAAGTTGCGTAAGAGATAGGAATGCCCCAGAGCATCAATAATTAATCAAGTACCTAATTTGCCATAAACATTTCCAATCATATAATTTACATCCTGTAGGGGTTTTGAAATTAATTCTCCTCTATAACTTACACTACATGATAACCTCTGTCATTATAATTAATACCCCCTTAATTGTTCTTAGAGTACCTCTGTCtgctaattatttgaaaatactgTTCCTCTTTGcgtgaaaaatacataaatgcacaacacacacacacgcacacacacacacacacacacacactcaactcTTCAGTGTATGATTCAAATACCAAGTGATATTATTACACCTCATCTCAGTCTCCGATATTTCCTGCTAGATATACAAAAATAGCAGGTCTCCAGATTTTGCTTCAGTTAAGAGACATAAAGTCCCTTTtgattttcattacatttatgtAGCTAAAAGATAAGATTTTAGAAATTTGGTTAATTCTCATCTGTTCATATTCAACACGAAAGTTAATATAAAGAGACAAAGCGAGGTGGCAAATAAACCAAGATTTTTCTAGAACGGCTACAGacttagttttttaatttttcacttgcaTTTGAATATTGGTGAGTCTGATGGTCTCAAAATTCATCAACAAACATAAGGCCAAATCATAGAGGTGTTACTCTGGAACAATAGCCAAACtctctcatttcttatttctactctaattgcCTTATGATCTATCATATAATGAGAATAATTCACTCATATTTCAGATTCTGGCATAATTCTTCCTTTCCTAGATGGGCCATGGTGGCTAACCAGTTAGGTTTCAATGGCTTGTTCTGTAGGCAAATTGAGTTAAGGGGACAGTAAGCCATTATTTATGAAATCTTACAGATGGTATTAACCAGTAAGAGTGGTTTTCCAAACTTAGGTGAACTGAAAGCTGAATTATGCATTCACAGATAATTAATAATTAACCTTTAATATTCCAAATTATCTCATTCCTACATAAGGAATATGGATTATAAAAAACCAGTGTACATTTTCTCTTGATGGCTAAACCTTTCTTCtgggaacaaaaaaacaaaaggaaaatcaaactAAATTAAATGAAAGTGTTTATTTAGTTACTGTAGATCTTCTTTTTTGTCAAAGGTAAGCAAAAGTATTTGAATAGACAACACTTTTGAAATGCCTccatgtcaattttttttttgtagttctcaAAAATTATGTAGATAAGGTAAATGGAACTTTTGGCAGAATCCTTAATAAGAAAGGCACAGATGCTTCTGATTAATTATCAACACTTCGTGGTCTGCTCTCTGTGAATCTGATCAAAGTAAATGCCAAGGCTTCATTGTTTTCAAGTGAATATATAAGAAGGTGGTACCAAAGTTTACTAAACAATTTCATAGTTGGAAGGGAGATCTGTGATATCGACACTCTCTCAAGGCCAAGTGATTAACCCTTCATTTTCTGTAATTACAATAATTCACAAGTATGTGATTACTTTCAGCTAAATACCATCAAAATGGGCAAATACTTGTATTCCATAATTTTCAaaactgtgtatgtatatatgtacatatatatgcatatatttttataaaccccataaatatttatatctatgtttatgatctatgtgtatgtgtatatatatatacatcatacaCGCACATATGTACAGTAAAGTGTACAAACCTTAGATTCATGGCTAAAGTAGATATCTGTGTGATTACCACCCAGATCCAGGTACAGAAAATCTCCAGTATTCCATGAAGTTCCTTGCGGCCAATGTAGAGTTAGCAATGGGGAAAATAAATGTGTGGTAAACTGAGAAGGATAATGTACACAAAACACTCACCTTCCAATGGCTTGGGTAGAAAATGAGCTgctggtttggttttctttactCTGTTTCCTTTCATGACTTGCCCTTCCTTATTCAATCCCAAAAACCAGGCTCTACCAGATTCCTGTTGTCTATACAGCATAGATGAGTAGATGACATAATAGTTTTCAAAAACAGATTCTTTAAACTTGCATTCAGGGGTAAACAGTTCCTGTtgagacaagaggaagaaaagacagttaGAGGAAGGAATGGAAGCCTCCCCAAAATTTGTCTTTATTCCTCCAGAAATTTGTGTGCCCGGGATGAATGAGCCAACCCTTGGGCAGAGATGACCAGCCTCACCTCGTCCTCACGTACTATTTGCACACTTTTTAAATATGCAGTGAATAGAGAAGAATCTGCTACTATTGGGAACATATGCAGAGGCAAGAGTATGGATGTCCTTTTGCGAGAAAATAGGAGACACGCACAAACTCAGAACAGTCTCAGTGAAACAGTGTACAATTCAGCCAGAGTACAACCAGAAAAAGCACAATACTCACAATATgctaaacaaaaataagatttataCTTATGGAATTTGTTCATCTATTTTCACTATTTCCATAGGAATAATTATATGCTCCCCTAGTAGCTGCTAGCCATGCATTAGATCACTGATATGATAGGGTGTTATGTTTTACCTACAAAGAGACCCAAAACTCAAAGGAAAACCATGACAATCAGCTGGCACACAAGCCAGCCACGGGAGTTGAGGATGGGTGTTGTGTCAGCTGCTCATAGAGATGGGAGCTGGAAATAATGACCTAATTCCATGCTTTGGAGCCCCactggatttattatttttttaaaaaaatttttaaatgtttatttatttttgagagaaagagacagggcacgagtcagggaggggcagagagagagggagacacagaatccgaagcaggctccaggctctgagctgtcagcacacagcccgatgcggggctcaaacttgtgaactgtaagatcacaacctgagccaaagtcagatgctcaaccaaatgagccgaCCAGGCGCTGCACACCAGCTAGAATTTTTGAAGAGAAACATTAAAAGCTGCCCTGACTGCAATCCACCTGGCTTTTCTGGAAAGGGTAAAGAGACTCAAGTGCCCTGAGTCTCACTGCCATGATCTCCACCAATGACCAGCCCAAAGCTCCCTACTATATGATTATCATTAATGACATAAATATTCATAGATGActtttacacatttctttttttttaatttttaaaaaaagtttatttatttttgagagagagagagagagtgtgtgtgtgagctgaagaggggcagagagagagggagacacagaatccaaaacaggctccaggctctgagctgtcagcacagagcccaaagcagggcttgaacccaaggactctgagatcatgacctgagccgaagtcggatgtttaaccaactgagccacccaggggccccatacaCACTTCTAAACTTTAATCAAGAAAGGCATTTCTGACAGACTtctattaaaagtaatttaaaacttCAAGCTTCCTAGTTATACACACAGAAATGACTTAACTAGTCTTTGTGGCTATTTTAAATAGTTCAACACTgtgctattatatatatatatatatatatatatatatatgaaatatagatgcaaaatagAGGTTTCTTGT comes from the Prionailurus bengalensis isolate Pbe53 chromosome A1, Fcat_Pben_1.1_paternal_pri, whole genome shotgun sequence genome and includes:
- the FGF14 gene encoding fibroblast growth factor 14 isoform X3 — translated: MHPDGALDGTKDDSTNSTLFNLIPVGLRVVAIQGVKTGLYIAMNGEGYLYPSELFTPECKFKESVFENYYVIYSSMLYRQQESGRAWFLGLNKEGQVMKGNRVKKTKPAAHFLPKPLEVAMYREPSLHDVGETVPKAGVTPSKSTSASAIMNGGKPVNKSKTT